A portion of the Penaeus monodon isolate SGIC_2016 chromosome 28, NSTDA_Pmon_1, whole genome shotgun sequence genome contains these proteins:
- the LOC119591551 gene encoding uncharacterized protein LOC119591551 (The sequence of the model RefSeq protein was modified relative to this genomic sequence to represent the inferred CDS: added 63 bases not found in genome assembly): MRVASPSSLLLLRPTGSPWPLLLLLLLLGLPVHAASQRKHFDVDFGGSSGPARVVVDESEGTVSITPAGASHPHTLVDLRKGVVVYIVDRECLVSSTPRGTHRYARLLDAFSSSSSSSSSSSSSSSSSAAAVAAAMASGSGGHDPGTLYVSRAIPSHRVRSEVGRHLAAWCQQRPTWRLSRRRPSLPSYRDYLRKYAANQTAVAVGAHVRRKRRAGRRRRPHRSVGGRNKKGRRRGKKAKKAQTKALRRSKKTAKAKASPRLEFPAAHVPKVRPEEGPEDSVTAKSPVVLQEEPYLSPSFVRNEDEGQGFRHYRDFYHNSDGDLDGEESASAPIRHRSKPKTKSSARLRSRIDIPETIVKDGQIFYRYDAEIDSGRNKKDQSKRSHQGSQEYLEGVDDFAATSDKHIPDASPDILVDGPLGAGEYGGGVLVDHNLISDDYPLDLQVSHVQTQAQMGGGNHAASAGAQMDSGPAVQVQGSATSGGFFSAQAQSMGHQGMSQTQVQGSKHGVQGSAMTHGKGQHSQAQVQMGAHSLSAAQVLSHNNSLSSIVQATQLGGSAGSEAHGHGLSTSHAHMDFHPSQQYHGGSNGLHGQGAASASVSSQGSSSLASLTGDIPTGSYLGTAQSTMSNPHLHHELTQDNYALNADGVHGNTVYDVHETHSDPAGIRGDNAIHTEFGQVEAIRTDFGQGNAQGADYGGDIGLGETAHTQFIHGSSGGNNQVVFTQGGQVPGQYLQAGDVSKQPEGVRVTYRQEGGDISRQTEQGINIHNQFEQTSDIHGQFEQGSDFHRQFEQGNYIHRQPGQESSVSGEGSSQYDRYEERKTGHFGVDGATLDQPEQHSQLHAEFEHENLVHAGLPEESPLQGQEDALLGGLNKNPNMRIHSQTNGHGDLPLLNEDLQELHPIDGSYHPSAIGGTSSMGQDMLGSIMETVHQPDMQPAVASYPASEWSFSGQDYQYIDRDGLHGGAGIPPRESEIEQSSVPSDFEEGDGRSSYDGRTDLATLTHDSLDALPGQGEFHNVPKIDYDYNAFRDYSYEEGDYGHNIGNGFNPSDLDFYPDYIPTEVVQSPYLYPSTAEAAPLPQPAVSPQSPQQPFVPGQREPELTTPVPRIVVHQVQMSLPQPGDDDLPHTPTQPPFSPQPTTIPTISPQLPPLIAVPYGAFAQPETSQDGLTQPAAHHTTAMQPVVPQGTVPHVSMPAPQHVDATGPHMPAPQPRPHEGSVSASQPESQPPTIPPVPLEGDGGVVDDTQMVMQTIPLPGGPGTTLTLPNVPGSPTINVMAMPASGRRPDGSIQPGEKIPGTRGYSVPSGFRGRVVLGNSISAAGFNGQRGSHSTVYSSSGGPGASQYLTHTQGSHSSSAMSSSMTSSRHTMPGMQRVYSYRQTVTSQNMPMTQSEVTGSASSGKSWGSMMSSGKSWNSKSWDSSGNMECGYFSMNCNVVFGPFKQTKVCKPIHIAKICCC, translated from the exons CACTTCGACGTGGACTTCGGCGGGAGTTCGGGTCCTGCGCGAGTGGTCGTCGACGAGAGCGAGGGGACGGTCTCCATCACTCCCGCCGGCGCTTCGCATCCGCACACGCTCGTCGACCTGAGGAAG ggtGTCGTCGTGTACATAGTCGACCGCGAGTGCCTGGTGAGCTCAACGCCCCGCGGGACCCATCGCTATGCCCGGCTCCTCGACGCCTTCTCTTCCTCT ATGGCTTCTGGGTCAGGAGGTCACGACCCCGGCACTCTCTACGTGTCGAGGGCCATTCCCAGCCATCGG GTGAGATCCGAGGTGGGGCGTCACCTGGCCGCCTGGTGTCAGCAGCGGCCGACGTGGAGGCTGTCCCGccgccgcccctccctcccctcctacaggGACTACCTCAGGAAATACGCGGCCAACCAGACTGCCGTGGCCGTAGGAG CGCACGTCCGCCGCAAGAGGCGAGCAGGGCGCAGACGCCGCCCGCACAGGTCCGTGGGCGGCAGGAACAAAAAAGGGCGCAGGCGCGGCAAGAAGGCCAAGAAAGCCCAGACGAAGGCCCTGAGAAGGAGCAAGAAAACAGCCAAGGCAAAGGCATCTCCGCGACTGGAGTTCCCGGCCGCACATGTTCCCAAAGTCCGGCCGG AAGAAGGCCCAGAAGATTCGGTGACCGCCAAGAGTCCGGTCGTCCTCCAGGAGGagccctacctctctccctcgttcGTCCGGAATGAGGACGAAGGCCAGGGTTTTAGGCATTACCGGGATTTCTACCACAACTCCGACGGGGACCTGGACGGCGAGGAGAGCGCGTCGGCCCCGATTCGCCATCGCTCCAAGCCCAAGACGAAGAGCAGCGCCCGTTTGCGGTCCAGGATCGACATCCCCGAGACGATCGTCAAAGACGGTCAGATCTTCTACAGGTACGACGCCGAGATTGACTCCGGTAGGAACAAGAAAGACCAGAGTAAGAGGAGCCACCAGGGCAGTCAAGAGTACTTAGAGGGCGTGGATGACTTCGCGGCGACGTCTGATAAGCACATCCCTGATGCATCTCCTGACATCTTAGTTGACGGACCCTTGGGAGCCGGAGAGTATGGCGGCGGTGTTCTCGTTGATCATAACTTAATAAGCGACGATTATCCACTCGACCTTCAAGTGTCACACGTACAGACACAAGCACAGATGGGAGGCGGTAACCACGCAGCTTCTGCTGGAGCCCAGATGGACTCCGGGCCAGCAGTGCAAGTCCAAGGAAGTGCAACTTCAGGAGGGTTCTTCTCAGCACAGGCTCAGAGCATGGGACACCAGGGTATGAGTCAAACGCAGGTCCAAGGAAGTAAGCACGGGGTCCAGGGATCTGCTATGACCCATGGCAAGGGTCAGCATTCCCAGGCACAGGTTCAGATGGGCGCCCACTCTCTTTCTGCCGCCCAGGTGCTGTCCCACAACAATTCTCTCTCGTCGATAGTGCAGGCAACGCAATTAGGGGGCAGCGCCGGGTCCGAAGCACATGGCCACGGTCTGTCCACGAGCCATGCGCACATGGACTTCCATCCGTCCCAACAGTACCACGGAGGAAGCAATGGGCTTCACGGCCAGGGAGctgcctctgcttctgtctcATCGCAGGGGAGTTCTTCCTTAGCTTCACTCACGGGGGACATTCCAACAGGTTCTTACCTTGGCACCGCTCAGTCCACCATGTCCAACCCTCACTTGCACCACGAACTGACTCAAGATAACTATGCTCTGAATGCTGATGGTGTTCACGGAAATACGGTGTATGATGTTCATGAAACACACTCAGATCCGGCGGGTATAAGGGGAGACAATGCAATCCACACAGAATTTGGACAGGTGGAGGCAATCAGAACAGACTTTGGACAGGGTAATGCGCAAGGTGCAGACTATGGCGGTGACATTGGCCTTGGGGAAACAGCCCACACGCAGTTCATTCACGGAAGCTCAGGAGGAAACAATCAAGTTGTTTTCACACAGGGTGGACAGGTTCCAGGGCAGTACTTGCAAGCAGGAGACGTGAGCAAACAGCCTGAAGGAGTAAGAGTAACGTATAGACAGGAGGGAGGTGATATATCCAGACAGACTGAGCAAGGAATTAATATTCACAATCAGTTTGAACAAACAAGTGATATTCACGGACAGTTTGAACAAGGAAGTGATTTCCATAGACAGTTTGAGCAAGGAAACTATATTCACAGACAGCCGGGACAAGAAAGCTCTGTGAGCGGTGAGGGAAGTTCACAGTATGATCGGTACGAAGAAAGGAAAACTGGACACTTTGGCGTGGACGGTGCAACCCTCGACCAGCCGGAGCAGCACAGCCAATTACACGCCGAATTTGAACATGAGAATCTGGTGCATGCGGGGCTGCCTGAAGAAAGTCCATTGCAAGGGCAAGAGGATGCATTGCTAGGGGGATTAAATAAAAATCCTAATATGAGGATTCATAGCCAAACTAATGGCCATGGAGATTTACCACTTTTAAACGAGGACTTGCAAGAATTACATCCAATTGACGGTTCATACCATCCTTCTGCTATAGGAGGCACATCCAGCATGGGACAAGACATGCTGGGCAGCATCATGGAAACGGTCCACCAACCAGACATGCAGCCAGCAGTTGCTAGTTACCCTGCCTCAGAATGGTCTTTCTCCGGCCAGGACTACCAGTACATCGACCGGGACGGACTCCACGGCGGGGCTGGGATTCCCCCAAGGGAGAGCGAGATCGAGCAGTCGTCCGTCCCCAGTGACTTCGAGGAGGGCGACGGGCGGTCGTCATATGACGGGAGGACCGACTTAGCGACTTTAACGCATGACAGTCTCGACGCACTTCCCGGGCAGGGAGAGTTCCATAACGTCCCGAAGATCGACTATGACTACAACGCCTTTAGGGATTATAGCTATGAGGAGGGAGATTACGGACATAATATTGGCAACGGCTTTAACCCCTCTGACCTAGATTTTTATCCAGATTATATCCCTACCGAAGTTGTACAGTCACCCTATTTATACCCTTCCACTGCAGAGGCGGCTCCCCTACCTCAGCCCGCCGTGTCGCCCCAGAGCCCGCAACAGCCATTCGTTCCGGGGCAGAGAGAACCAGAGCTCACCACACCGGTGCCTCGTATAGTAGTTCACCAGGTGCAGATGTCTTTACCACAGCCCGGCGACGATGACCTCCCTCACACTCCCACAcagccccccttctccccacaacCCACAACTATTCCTACTATATCCCCGCAGCTTCCACCACTGATTGCTGTCCCATATGGTGCTTTTGCACAGCCTGAAACATCACAGGATGGTTTAACGCAACCTGCGGCACATCACACTACCGCAATGCAACCGGTAGTGCCCCAGGGCACTGTGCCACACGTGAGTATGCCCGCTCCACAGCACGTGGATGCTACTGGACCTCATATGCCTGCACCACAGCCACGCCCTCATGAAGGCTCTGTGTCAGCGTCCCAGCCAGAGTCTCAACCTCCCACAATCCCACCGGTCCCCCTCGAGGGGGACGGAGGCGTGGTGGACGACACACAGATGGTAATGCAGACGATACCTTTACCAGGAGGTCCGGGAACGACTCTCACACTCCCGAACGTCCCTGGCTCACCCACCATCAACGTCATGGCCATGCCAGCATCTGGCAGGAGGCCTGACGGGTCCATACAGCCCGGCGAGAAGATCCCAGGGACCCGTGGATACAGCGTCCCATCCGGATTCCGAGGTCGCGTGGTCCTGGGTAATAGTATCTCGGCCGCCGGCTTTAACGGCCAGAGAGGATCTCATTCTACTGTTTACTCTTCTAGCGGTGGCCCCGGCGCATCGCAATACCTCACACACACCCAAGGTTCACATTCCTCGTCCGCCATGTCCTCCTCCATGACCTCCAGCAGACACACCATGCCAGGGATGCAACGCGTATATTCGTACCGCCAGACGGTCACTTCGCAGAACATGCCGATGACACAGTCTGAGGTCACAGGCAGTGCGTCCTCAGGGAAATCTTGGGGCTCGATGATGTCCTCAGGGAAGTCATGGAACAGCAAGTCTTGGGACAGTAGCGGGAACATGGAATGCGGCTACTTCAGCATGAACTGCAACGTGGTTTTCGGTCCTTTTAAACAGACCAAAGTGTGTAAACCAATTCACATTGCCAAGATCTGTTGctgctaa